One window of the Benincasa hispida cultivar B227 chromosome 3, ASM972705v1, whole genome shotgun sequence genome contains the following:
- the LOC120073745 gene encoding 1-acyl-sn-glycerol-3-phosphate acyltransferase BAT2, chloroplastic-like — protein MEIVSLSHHGFSLPLLRSGYQELGLFSASSSLPMNMSRGLQYSSSLHQAYLGNGAQQYCFSAIIRKRVGVSWCYLTPNENLYNPWDNNLFSGKRNPRYIIARSELAKMGTHEAGYPLSGVPLSSKVRGTFFYATTGITAIFLFMLMLVAHPFVLLTDRYRRSIHYSIAKMWASLTIAPFFRIKYEGLENLPSPNSPAVFVSNHQSFLDIYTLLTLGRSFKFISKTAIFLFPIIGWAMFMMGVIPLKRMDSRSQLDCLKRCMELIRKGASVFFFPEGTRSKDGKLGAFKKGAFSVAAKTKVPVVPITLVGTGSIMPAGFEGILNKGSVKVVIHKSMVGSDPEALCNQARSVIADALSKHADC, from the exons ATGGAAATCGTTTCTCTCTCTCACCATGGTTTTTCGCTTCCTCTTCTTCGCTCTG GTTACCAAGAACTTGGGCTTTTCAGCGCTTCATCTTCTCTGCCG ATGAATATGTCTAGAGGTCTTCAGTACAGTTCCTCTCTACATCAAGCATATTTGGGAAATGGTG CTCAACAGTATTGCTTCTCAGCCATCATCAGAAAACGTGTTGGTGTCTCTTGGTGTTATCTTACTCCAAACGAGAATCTATACAACCCTTGGGACAACAACCTGTTTAGTGGAAAAAGAAACCCTCGGTACATTATTGCTAGGTCTGAACTTGCAAAAATGGGAACTCATGAAGCTGGTTATCCATTATCAG GAGTACCATTGAGCTCTAAAGTCAGAGGAACGTTCTTTTATGCTACTACTGGAATCACTGCTATTTTTCTCTTTATGCTTATGCTGGTGGCACATCCATTTGTGTTATTGACGGATAGATACCGCAGAAGTATTCATTATTCAATTGCCAAAATGTGGGCAAGTTTGACTATTGCTCCATTTTTTAGGATCAAATATGAAGGGTTGGAGAATTTGCCCTCTCCTAATTCTCCTGCTGTGTTTGTTTCAAACCATCAGAGCTTTCTAGACATATATACACTTCTTACCCTTGGCAGAAGCTTTAAGTTCATTAGCAAGACTGCAATATTTCTCTTTCCCATTATTGGTTGGGCTATGTTTATGATGGGTGTCATTCCTTTGAAGCGTATGGATAGCAGAAGCCAGTTG gaCTGTCTGAAGCGGTGCATGGAGCTTATAAGGAAGGGTGCATCTGTATTTTTCTTTCCAGAGGGAACACGTAGTAAAGATGGAAAATTAGGCGCTTTCAAG AAAGGAGCATTCAGTGTTGCAGCAAAGACCAAAGTGCCAGTCGTACCCATTACACTTGTCGGAACAGGTAGCATTATGCCAGCAGGATTTGAAGGCATCTTGAATAAGGGATCTGTGAAAGTCGTTATCCATAAGTCTATGGTCGGAAGTGATCCAGAAGCATTGTGCAATCAAGCTAGGAGTGTAATTGCAGATGCATTGAGTAAGCATGCCGATTGCTGA